Within the Mustela lutreola isolate mMusLut2 chromosome 2, mMusLut2.pri, whole genome shotgun sequence genome, the region CACCCCCACACGGCTGCAATTCCACACTGTGCCAGGTGTCCCAGCCTGACTCGGTTTGGGTCAGCGTGCCTGGCAGGTCACCTTTGCTGGGTCCCGGATCAGCTTCCAGGGCCCCGAGTCAGAACCCAGCGGAGAGTTCGTGCTCTGCGGTGGAGGGTGTCACAGAGCTGGCCCTCTCGAGTCTGTCcgtggagaggaaggggagccttTTAACCAAGCTCGTGGACAGCAGCCTGCGGAGCAGCTGGCGTAGGTACCTGCGGAAGCGCTCCCCGACGAAGGCGTAGATCACGGGGTTGACGCAGCAGTGCGTGTAGGCGATCACCTCCGTCACCTGGATGGCCAGGTCGAGCTGTTTGCTCTGCCTGCACTCGTCGGTGAAAAGGCGGTCTTGGAAAGCCGAGACCAATATGGCCAGGTTGTAGGGGgtccagaagagaaagaagaccaCCATGATGACAAAGATCAGACGGACAGCTTTGGCCTTCTTCTCATTGGGTCGTTTGAGCAGAATCTGTATGATCTCGGTGTAGCAGATGATCATGACCAACAGGGGCAAAACCAGACCCAACATGTTCAGTTTTAGAGCCTGGAACTGCTTCCAGGCTTTGAGGGTTTCATGAGGGAAGTGGAGGCTGCAGGTGGTGTGGGAGAACTCCCACTGGATCTTGGAGAAGTAGAAGCCTGGGACAGAGGCCAAGAGGGCCAGGGCCCACGCGCCACCGCTGGTGATGAGACCAAAGATGACGGTCCGAACCCGCAGGGCAAACACGGCGTGGACGATGGCCAGGTACCTGTCCACGGTCAGCAGGATGATGAAAAAGATCTCGCTATACAAACCCGTGTAATAAAACCCCGAGAGCAACTTACAGGTGCCATCACTGAAGTTCCAGTTATCCTTCAGCTTGTAGTCGATCCAGAAGGGCAGCGTGAAGAGGAAGAGCAGGTCGGAAATGGCCAGGTTGAGGAGGTAGATGCTGGTCATGCTCTTGAGCCTCTTGTGCTGCATGAGGACCAGCAGCACCAGGATGTTGCCAACCAGGCCGATGATGAACACCAAGGAGTACAAGGGGGGCAGCAGCTGGGCTCCAAAGGCCCTCACCTCCCCCTTCTGGCATGGGGTTATGCCCTCATAGTCATATTCCGTCGTCATGTCATAGTTCTTTGTGGGGGCCAAGGTTTCCATCGTGGAATTTTGCATGAGTCAAGGAAGATGATTTCTGCAGTTACTTGGCCAGGAAAGGTGGTGGGCTGTGGACAACAAAGACGAGGCAGTGATTATAGGTTTTCACCCAC harbors:
- the LOC131823847 gene encoding C-C chemokine receptor type 1-like — encoded protein: MQNSTMETLAPTKNYDMTTEYDYEGITPCQKGEVRAFGAQLLPPLYSLVFIIGLVGNILVLLVLMQHKRLKSMTSIYLLNLAISDLLFLFTLPFWIDYKLKDNWNFSDGTCKLLSGFYYTGLYSEIFFIILLTVDRYLAIVHAVFALRVRTVIFGLITSGGAWALALLASVPGFYFSKIQWEFSHTTCSLHFPHETLKAWKQFQALKLNMLGLVLPLLVMIICYTEIIQILLKRPNEKKAKAVRLIFVIMVVFFLFWTPYNLAILVSAFQDRLFTDECRQSKQLDLAIQVTEVIAYTHCCVNPVIYAFVGERFRRYLRQLLRRLLSTSLVKRLPFLSTDRLERASSVTPSTAEHELSAGF